The sequence AGCCGCTTCGATCCTGAACCCTTTGTTCTTCACAAAGCTAATCATTTCCGGTCTTGCATTATCTGCGCGAATCACGTAATTTTTAGACTCCGGTATATTGCTAAAGAGCCCTGGCGTGTCGTCAACTTCGCAACCAACCTTATAAGCCTCTGACCGGATGTATATCGTTTTGTCTTTGATGTAAATTTTGATTAGTGTGGTCGGGTCAACCGAAAAACCCCAGTCTGCCCCGAACATAGGAGCTCCGAAAGTGCTATCGATGTCGAATGATTCTACTGAATACTTGCCCGCGAATATTTGTGCCTCTGAATGTGCCCGAACGTTACCGAGCCAAATGTGACTGTATGCGTCGTAATCAACCTTTTTCAAATATTCAGCTTCTTCAATTAACTCCTGAGTCCGGTCTGGATTGTCCAGGTAGGTAACGAATTTCAAACAGGTGTTTGGCGGGGTGTTATCAACAAACCGAACATAAACCGGGTCTGTTTTTAAATCGGGATTGAAGGAGATATAAATTTTACTTCCAGGCTTGCGGATGGTGGGAATCAATATCGACCACGACCGCTCTGATACACTGTGCGCTTCTTCTACCCAGCAGAAGTCGACGCCTTCAAATGATTTTATACTGTCTATTGTCATGCCGTTTAAGCCTTTGAAAACGAACTCACTGCCATTTTTTCCGATGATTGTGGTTTTCTGCACTTCAAACAGATGCGAAACGCCCATCAGTTCTATCTGATTTGCAAGCAGTCGCAACACTGAGTCCCCAATGCTGTTTTGAATTTCGCGGGTGCACAATACCAGAACTTTTTTTTGTATTGCTTCGCTGATTAGTGCCCTCGCAAATTCCCAGCTTTTACGCCCACCACGGCCCCCGTAAAAAACCTTATACCTGCAATTGTAGTCCGGGTCTGCCGGGTCATGCAGGGAGGTAAAATCTTCGG is a genomic window of Cryomorphaceae bacterium containing:
- a CDS encoding PBSX family phage terminase large subunit: MRSLNYETTEDFTSLHDPADPDYNCRYKVFYGGRGGRKSWEFARALISEAIQKKVLVLCTREIQNSIGDSVLRLLANQIELMGVSHLFEVQKTTIIGKNGSEFVFKGLNGMTIDSIKSFEGVDFCWVEEAHSVSERSWSILIPTIRKPGSKIYISFNPDLKTDPVYVRFVDNTPPNTCLKFVTYLDNPDRTQELIEEAEYLKKVDYDAYSHIWLGNVRAHSEAQIFAGKYSVESFDIDSTFGAPMFGADWGFSVDPTTLIKIYIKDKTIYIRSEAYKVGCEVDDTPGLFSNIPESKNYVIRADNARPEMISFVKNKGFRIEAAEKWPGCVEDRISFLRSFERIIIHPDCKHTAEEMRLYSYKVDKRTQDVLPDIVDKHNHCIDAIGYAITPIIRKKATNWTL